One stretch of Schizosaccharomyces pombe strain 972h- genome assembly, chromosome: III DNA includes these proteins:
- the grx3 gene encoding CIA machinery monothiol glutaredoxin Grx3, translated as MANRKIFLITSLIISLLLIHIFIFSPLNEPEKNAKAGPLGLSDVSVPSAPKLPAKDSTDFEVFLENPVIIFSRPGCPYSAAAKKLLTETLRLDPPAVVVEVTDYEHTQELRDWLSSISDISTMPNIFVGGHSIGGSDSVRALYQEEKLQSTLDEWTHNKVLILPTD; from the coding sequence ATGGCTAATAGAAagatttttcttattaCATCTCTTATAATATCGTTATTGCTTATTCATATCTTCATATTCAGTCCACTGAATGAACCTGAGAAAAATGCAAAGGCAGGACCTTTAGGTCTTTCAGATGTCTCAGTGCCATCTGCTCCTAAATTACCTGCTAAGGATTCAACAGATTTTGAAGTATTTCTTGAAAACCCTGTTATCATTTTTAGTCGTCCTGGATGTCCTTATAGTGCTGCAGCTAAAAAACTTCTAACAGAAACCCTTAGATTGGATCCTCCAGCAGTGGTTGTAGAAGTCACCGACTACGAGCATACTCAAGAGTTAAGAGACTGGCTTTCTTCCATTAGCGATATATCTACAATGCCCAACATCTTCGTTGGTGGTCATAGCATCGGTGGATCTGATTCGGTCCGTGCTCTGTACcaagaagaaaaacttCAGTCTACTTTGGATGAATGGACACATAATaaagttttaattttacctACCGactaa
- the cek1 gene encoding serine/threonine protein kinase Cek1 gives MKHIKNEREEVFLEDDQAQHSQAELLSSKDENLQPSIPLSPVAFELDFSGNFQFISDNSSELLDIPKDKIIGHSVAEVLGTDGYNAFMRAVNCLLKDDSHSYHVRFQHSINANHANQNYYTAKGDLPSDEKITKPFDAIGILIRHPGSAIPAHTMWVVNPATNSLGSVSPLVTKLLDVIGFGASLLDKYLCDLRTSYHKHNSLDALPLPTPEFCQICEREIQSWFFELHSKFCLSTSTYESVVQAAQDSLLYFRSTLLEIQEGMQKDSSLVPVYKNEPLIVDADDYFFTDENKQTLSLCSFLSQVMYYLEVAIDITIPPVKIIVNFDKVDSLRVQSPRSEKATIELDNYNPSLENCSSAVIALWEDIKTAVDTKITGVLRLRNAIYYSERIRLEIDHHVQEIIDDVVSNLVTNHSSTSLGHLESKLAPSITFPDACDALEAEECITRPGSATNTPQSDRSLDINDLSRSSSYSRHLSHVSLSNPDFAIGSPMSQDSSNYSSPLHRRKASDSNFSDPRFDDLKYLSPNSSPRFVASDGPNRPASNGRSSLFSRGRASNLGDVGLRLPSPSPRIHTIVPNSAPEHPSINDYKILKPISKGAFGSVYLAQKRTTGDYFAIKILKKSNMIAKNQVINVRAERAILMSQGESPFVAKLYYTFQSKDYLYLVMEYLNGGDCGSLLKTMGVLDLDWIRTYIAETVLCLGDLHDRGIIHRDIKPENLLISQNGHLKLTDFGLSRVGYMKRHRRKQSSSIPVLDLRDRSSAISDLSLSTASSVLEAQSLITPERPKRPSLNEKLLSLDGTSIRLAGQSFNYENSAEDSPTATNTPTSQVDESNIFRSTDSPRVQPFFENKDPSKRFIGTPDYIAPEVILGNPGIKASDWWSLGCVVFEFLFGYPPFNAETPDQVFQNILARRINWPAEVFTAESSVALDLIDRLLCMNPANRLGANGVEEIKAHPFFKSVNWDTILEEDPPFVPKPFSPEDTVYFDSRGLKGFDFSEYYNQPTVTEAQKLEEERPASSIPQHVSGNRKGRLRSNTISTPEFGSFTYRNLDFLNKANRNTIQKLRKEHMAVKSAKTSVDDTFSQYMSRFKAKLSTSQSVGPVKSSRRASMADYEASTTTRVQDITTDSIDSIDDFDSLKEGRMLSFFDNLALEDHKGVSSTMSASQSQSSMHTALPDVTEGTSSDEHTTIQKGRIDNLQAQSLTHKRNAISYPGLFQLDRLQMIIPKDEIELAEILKKIFPKLTLVLIDDPWSILKKLLQNEQFNVVFLHFGNDKVSSSRLMYSVRTSATINSRVPFVYICEDETCIPTDLQSDGVLLKPITCENIESCLRKLDVWHS, from the coding sequence TGACCAAGCTCAACATTCCCAGGCAGAGCTTCTCAGCTCAAAAGATGAGAACCTTCAACCTTCCATTCCTTTATCTCCCGTTGCATTCGAGCTTGACTTTTCCGGAAACTTTCAATTTATTAGCGATAACTCATCCGAACTTTTGGATATACCCAAAGACAAGATCATTGGGCATTCTGTAGCAGAAGTCCTTGGTACCGATGGATACAATGCGTTTATGAGAGCCGTTAACTGTCTTTTGAAGGATGACTCTCATAGCTATCATGTTCGGTTCCAACATTCAATTAACGCTAATCATGCCAATCAAAACTATTACACCGCTAAAGGAGATCTTCCAAgcgatgaaaaaattacaaaaccTTTTGATGCTATTGGAATTCTCATTCGTCATCCTGGGTCCGCAATTCCCGCACACACGATGTGGGTTGTGAACCCAGCTACCAATTCCCTTGGTAGTGTATCTCCTCTTGTAACTAAATTATTGGATGTCATCGGTTTCGGTGCCAGTCTTTTAGACAAATATTTATGCGACTTAAGGACTTCCTATCACAAGCATAACAGCTTAGATGCGTTACCACTTCCGACCCCAGAGTTTTGCCAAATATGTGAACGTGAAATACAATCATGGTTTTTCGAGTTGCACTCCAAGTTTTGTCTTAGCACAAGCACCTATGAATCTGTTGTACAGGCTGCTCAGGATTCCTTGCTTTATTTCCGGAGTACCTTACTGGAAATTCAGGAAGGAATGCAGAAAGATTCAAGTCTTGTTCCCGTATACAAAAATGAACCGCTTATTGTTGATGCGgatgattatttttttaccgATGagaataaacaaacattaTCACTATGTTCATTCTTAAGTCAGGTTATGTACTACTTGGAAGTGGCTATCGACATTACTATTCCTCCAGTGAAAATCATTGtgaattttgataaagtGGATTCTCTTCGTGTTCAGTCTCCGCGGTCAGAAAAAGCTACTATCGAGCTTGATAATTATAACCCGTCCTTAGAAAATTGCTCATCCGCAGTGATTGCTCTCTGGGAGGACATAAAGACAGCAGTTGATACTAAAATTACTGGAGTTTTGCGTCTTCGAAATGCAATCTATTACTCTGAACGTATTCGTTTGGAAATTGACCATCATGTTCAAGAAATTATTGATGATGTCGTATCGAATTTGGTAACAAATCATTCCTCTACTTCTTTAGGACACTTGGAATCTAAATTAGCGCCTTCAATTACCTTTCCTGATGCCTGCGATGCACTCGAGGCAGAGGAATGCATTACTCGACCCGGGAGCGCTACAAATACACCACAATCTGATAGAAGCCTTGATATCAATGATCTTTCAAGATCCTCTTCTTATTCAAGGCATCTTAGCCATGTTTCTCTTAGTAATCCAGATTTTGCAATTGGTTCGCCTATGAGTCAAGATAGTTCAAATTATTCTTCTCCGTTACATAGAAGAAAAGCATCTGATTCCAATTTCTCCGATCCTCGttttgatgatttaaaGTATCTTTCTCCAAATTCGAGTCCAAGATTTGTGGCTTCTGATGGTCCGAATCGCCCAGCATCTAACGGTCGTTCGTCTTTGTTTTCTCGTGGAAGGGCCAGCAACCTTGGAGATGTGGGACTACGTCTACCATCACCATCACCTCGTATACATACGATTGTACCCAACTCTGCCCCTGAGCATCCTTCTATCAATGACTACAAAATATTGAAGCCGATTAGCAAAGGTGCGTTTGGCTCTGTGTATCTGGCTCAGAAAAGAACTACTGGTGATTATTTTgctattaaaatattaaaaaaatcgaatATGATAGCAAAGAATCAAGTTATCAATGTTAGAGCTGAACGTGCTATTCTCATGTCTCAAGGCGAATCACCATTTGTTGCCAAGTTGTATTACACCTTTCAATCAAAAGACTACCTTTATTTAGTTATGGAATATCTTAACGGCGGAGACTGTGGTTCACTTCTGAAAACCATGGGTGTATTAGATTTGGATTGGATTCGAACTTATATAGCTGAAACTGTTCTTTGTCTAGGTGATCTTCATGATCGTGGAATAATTCATCGTGATATCAAACCTGAAAACCTACTCATATCACAGAACGGACATTTAAAGCTCACAGATTTCGGTTTGAGTCGGGTCGGTTATATGAAAAGACACAGGAGAAAACAGAGTTCTTCAATTCCTGTACTTGACTTGAGAGATCGCTCTAGTGCTATATCTGATTTATCACTTAGTACTGCTTCATCGGTACTAGAAGCACAGTCTTTGATAACACCAGAGCGTCCCAAACGGCCttcattaaatgaaaagcttCTTTCTTTAGATGGTACTAGTATTCGACTTGCTGGACAAAGTTTCAATTACGAGAACAGCGCTGAGGATTCTCCCACTGCAACAAATACTCCTACTTCTCAGGTAGACGAATCCAACATTTTCCGTAGCACAGATTCGCCTCGAGTTCAACcgttttttgaaaataaagatcCCTCTAAGCGATTTATTGGTACACCTGATTATATAGCACCCGAAGTTATCCTTGGAAATCCTGGTATTAAAGCGAGTGATTGGTGGTCCTTGGGTTGCGTTgtttttgagtttttatttggatACCCCCCGTTTAACGCGGAAACGCCTGACCAAgtctttcaaaatattcttGCTAGGCGCATCAATTGGCCTGCCGAAGTTTTTACTGCTGAAAGTAGTGTTGCTTTGGATTTGATTGATCGCCTTCTATGTATGAATCCGGCAAATAGGCTTGGTGCCAACGGAGTAGAGGAGATAAAAGCACATCCTTTTTTCAAGTCTGTTAACTGGGATACTATCTTAGAAGAGGACCCTCCATTTGTACCAAAACCTTTTTCTCCTGAAGACACTGTGTATTTTGATTCTAGGGGACTTAAAGGATTTGATTTCAGTGAATATTACAATCAACCTACGGTGACAGAAGCACAAAaattggaagaagaaagacCTGCATCCTCTATACCCCAGCATGTGTCTGGTAATCGTAAAGGTCGTTTACGAAGCAATACGATTAGTACTCCTGAATTTGGAAGTTTTACATATCGAAACTTGGATTTTCTTAATAAAGCTAACCGGAATactattcaaaaacttaGAAAGGAGCATATGGCTGTTAAATCAGCAAAGACTTCTGTTGATGACACCTTTAGTCAGTACATGAGTAGGTTTAAAGCCAAACTTTCAACTTCTCAAAGTGTAGGTCCTGTTAAGTCTTCGCGTCGAGCTTCAATGGCTGACTATGAGGCATCCACCACGACAAGAGTGCAAGATATTACTACAGATTCAATTGATTCAATTGATGATTTTGATTCTCTGAAAGAAGGTCGGatgctttcattttttgataatttagCGTTAGAAGATCATAAGGGTGTTTCAAGCACTATGTCAGCATCACAATCGCAATCAAGCATGCACACGGCGTTACCAGACGTTACAGAGGGTACCTCATCAGATGAACATACTACAATTCAGAAGGGCAGGATTGACAACTTACAAGCTCAGAGTTTAACTCATAAGCGAAATGCCATTTCTTATCCAGGGTTATTTCAGCTTGACCGTTTACAAATGATAATTCCTAAGGATGAAATTGAACTTGCGGAgatcttgaaaaaaatttttccaaagttAACGCTTGTTCTAATAGATGATCCATGGAGCATTCTTAAGAAGCTTTTGCAGAACGAGCAATTTAACGTCGTATTCTTacattttggaaatgaTAAAGTATCTTCTTCCCGATTAATGTATTCAGTGCGAACCAGTGCTACTATAAATTCAAGGGTGCCGTTTGTATACATTTGCGAGGACGAGACTTGCATTCCGACTGATTTACAATCTGATGGAGTTTTGTTGAAACCCATTACTTGTGAGAACATTGAAAGCTGTCTACGAAAGTTAGATGTTTGGCACTCTTGA
- the plb5 gene encoding phospholipase Plb5, whose amino-acid sequence MKLSSFGLFLALQLLPALGLPSRIDEVDVSDPELIGLLKPDNVDKPANSIPLSKRSTSPSYAPYTVACPSGSLLRPASDGLSTGEQEFVDKRVSKVNSALESFISKTGLKIDTKSVLNDTDGPRLGIAISGGGFPAMLTGAGAINAFDARNGNTTSLGGILQSSMYLTGLSGGSWLVGSVAVNNFANITFLHDDVWNLDHSLFAPYDDAFENFYIYQEWFEQVLQKKNAGFNVSITDLWGRALALKLVNPLTGGANTTFSSVTNETWFQDGEFPFPIIIADNVIEGETVIPLNDTVFEFTPIEFGTWDTGVESFIPMEYTGTHLINGIPLNESCVRNFDNAGFLMGTSSNVFSGILPATNASLTASNNTFNNAVLSFLEMLAEDQLDVGLYPNPYQGYGNASNTTTTNPLEPYPIIELIDGGSDSEGIPFWPLLHPQRDVDVIFAIDGGYQSATSGWPDGSSLVSTYERVLATNSSGVRGFPYIPDTNTFLALGLNTHPTFFGCDGRNTTAGNHTVNDDTPPLVVYFPNYPWTMYANVTTYTVQLEDTLSSGMIENAAVAATQNNSDSFAVCVACALVQRSLERKNMSTPSQCASCFNQYCWNGTIASTTVTTYAPTVLSAKI is encoded by the coding sequence atgaAATTATCTTCCTTTGGATTATTTCTCGCTCTCCAGCTTTTGCCGGCCTTGGGCCTTCCTTCTCGTATCGATGAAGTAGACGTTTCAGACCCAGAACTAATCGGATTATTGAAACCCGATAACGTTGATAAGCCAGCAAACTCTATACCCCTTTCCAAGCGTAGCACAAGCCCATCGTATGCGCCTTATACTGTTGCTTGCCCTAGTGGCTCTCTGCTTCGACCTGCCTCCGATGGCCTTAGTACTGGTGAACAAGAATTTGTTGACAAACGTGTCTCAAAGGTTAACAGTGCATTGGAAAgctttatttcaaaaaccGGCTTAAAAATCGATACAAAAAGTGTGCTGAATGACACAGATGGCCCTCGTTTGGGAATTGCAATCTCTGGCGGTGGATTTCCTGCCATGTTAACGGGAGCCGGCGCTATTAATGCATTTGATGCTAGAAATGGTAACACTACGTCTCTTGGTGGTATTCTTCAATCTTCCATGTACCTTACTGGTCTTTCTGGTGGCTCTTGGCTTGTGGGATCTGTTGCGGTTAACAACTTTGCCAATATTACTTTCTTGCACGACGACGTTTGGAACCTGGACCACAGTCTCTTCGCTCCCTATGACGACGCTTTTGAGaacttttatatttaccAAGAGTGGTTTGAGCAAGTTCTGCAAAAGAAGAATGCTGGATTCAATGTCTCCATTACTGACCTTTGGGGCCGTGCTTTGGCTCTTAAGCTTGTCAATCCTTTGACTGGAGGTGCTAATACTACATTCTCTAGTGTAACAAATGAAACGTGGTTCCAGGATGGTGAATTTCCCTTTCCCATCATCATTGCTGATAATGTCATAGAGGGTGAAACCGTAATCCCTTTGAACGACACTGTCTTTGAATTTACACCCATCGAATTTGGTACTTGGGACACTGGGGTGGAATCATTTATACCCATGGAGTATACAGGTACACACCTTATTAATGGCATTCCTCTTAATGAATCCTGTGTGCGTAATTTCGACAACGCTGGTTTCCTCATGGGTACCtcttcaaatgtttttagCGGTATCCTTCCTGCGACAAATGCATCACTCACCGCTAGTAATAATACCTTTAACAATGCTGTCCTTAGTTTCCTCGAAATGCTTGCCGAAGATCAATTGGATGTAGGTCTTTATCCCAACCCTTACCAAGGTTATGGAAATGCTTCCAATACAACCACTACCAATCCCTTGGAGCCGTATCCCATTATTGAATTAATAGACGGTGGCTCAGATAGTGAAGGTATTCCCTTTTGGCCCTTGCTTCATCCACAAAGAGACGTAGATGTTATTTTTGCGATTGACGGGGGTTATCAAAGCGCAACGAGTGGATGGCCAGATGGATCGTCCCTAGTTTCTACATATGAAAGAGTTTTAGCCACTAACTCCTCTGGCGTTCGTGGTTTCCCATATATTCCTGATACCAACACATTTTTGGCTCTTGGTTTGAACACTCATCCAACTTTCTTCGGTTGCGACGGTAGAAACACCACAGCCGGAAACCATACCGTTAATGACGATACTCCTCCTCTTGTAGTTTACTTCCCCAACTATCCTTGGACTATGTATGCAAATGTCACTACCTACACTGTTCAACTGGAAGATACTTTGTCCAGTGGAATGATTGAAAATGCCGCTGTTGCTGCTACCCAAAATAACAGTGATTCATTTGCTGTCTGCGTTGCATGCGCTCTCGTTCAACGTTCCTTGGAACGCAAAAACATGTCGACTCCAAGTCAATGTGCTTCTTGCTTTAATCAATACTGTTGGAATGGAACAATTGCAAGCACGACCGTTACTACATATGCACCTACAGTTCTGTCAGCCAAGATTTAG
- the wtf16 gene encoding wtf antidote-like meiotic drive suppressor Wtf16 produces MKNNYTSLKSPIDEGDESKTGHEIDLEKGLLPEYDSEEEGALPPYSDHARVSNSPNTHRENNPSRSTDNSSPFLIKLLISFTPIYVLNVLAICYLKYKDAFFKNYGAAEWTLFGFWCLVCTLALIFLTYFYETWTKAVKVTAVGLYNSRKKWVVIIWLLWVVICFVLFGCIKFGNLNLDKALICSTCSISAALLLFLLYVRLPFWTLKHMFSGLFQVLGVQSCVVIVTKGLMYLFDKHIDATGYEIEATSLFVIGNFFFFYEMECPGALKRMPKFIRNGIASFLEGIGNAIGRIGNAFRGANDNNNNIPLEETEAESEV; encoded by the exons atgaagaataattACACTTCCTTGAAAAGTCCTATAGATGAAGGAGATGAATCGAAGACAGGACATGAAAtcgatttggaaaaagggCTACTTCCAGAATATGATTCAGAGGAAGAGGGCGCACTGCCTCCATACTCGG ATCACGCACGTGTAAGCAATTCTCCTAACACACATAGAGAAAACAATCCTTCCAGGTCGACAGATAATTCTTCCCCTTTCTTGATAAAACTGCTAATATCATTCACACCAATCTATGTACTGAATGTACTCGCAATTTGTTATCTAAAGTATAAGGACgctttctttaaaaattatggtGCAGCGGAATGGACattatttggattttgGTGTCTTGTTTGCACTTTGGCTTTAATATTCTTGACTT ACTTCTATGAAACTTGGACCAAGGCAGTTAAAGTAACTGCGGTCGGCTTGTACAACTCAAGGAAAAAATGGGTAGTAATAATCTGGTTATTATGGGTAgtcatttgttttgtaCTCTTTGGTTGCATCAAATTCGGTAACCTGAACTTAGACAAGGCTCTCATCTGTTCTACATGCAGTATTTCAGCtgctttacttttatttttattatatg TTCGTCTTCCATTCTGGACACTCAAGCATATGTTTTCTGGTTTGTTTCAAGTGCTGGGTGTACAAAGTTGTGTCGTTATTGTAACGAAAGGTTTgatgtatttatttgataaacaTATCGACGCGACAGGCTACGAAATTGAAGCCACTTCACTCTTTGTTATaggcaatttttttttcttttacgaAATGG AATGTCCAGGTGCTCTCAAAAGGATGCCCAAATTTATCAGGAATGGTATAGCTTCTTTCCTAG AAGGTATAGGAAATGCAATTGGGCGGATAGGAAATGCGTTTAGAGGTGCCAAcgataataataataacattCCCTTGGAAGAAACGGAGGCCGAAAGCGAAGTCTAA
- the dao1 gene encoding D-amino acid oxidase — translation MTKENKPRDIVIVGAGVIGLTTAWILSDLGLAPRIKVIAKYTPEDRSVEYTSPWAGANFCSISATDDNALRWDKITYHRFAYLAKTRPEAGIRFADLRELWEYEPKHDKIRSWNTYVRDFKVIPEKDLPGECIYGHKATTFLINAPHYLNYMYKLLIEAGVEFEKKELSHIKETVEETPEASVVFNCTGLWASKLGGVEDPDVYPTRGHVVLVKAPHVTETRILNGKNSDTYIIPRPLNGGVICGGFMQPGNWDREIHPEDTLDILKRTSALMPELFHGKGPEGAEIIQECVGFRPSRKGGARVELDVVPGTSVPLVHDYGASGTGYQAGYGMALDSVMLALPKIKLA, via the coding sequence atGACTAAGGAAAATAAGCCAAGAGATATTGTCATCGTTGGCGCTGGCGTTATTGGATTGACCACTGCTTGGATTCTTTCAGACTTGGGTCTTGCTCCTCGTATTAAGGTGATTGCCAAGTATACGCCTGAAGATCGTTCTGTAGAATACACTTCCCCTTGGGCTGGCGCAAATTTCTGTAGCATTTCTGCTACTGATGACAATGCTTTGCGCTGGGATAAAATCACTTACCATCGTTTCGCCTACTTGGCGAAAACTCGTCCTGAAGCAGGAATCCGTTTTGCTGATCTTCGAGAATTGTGGGAGTACGAGCCGAAACACGACAAAATCAGATCCTGGAATACCTATGTCAGAGATTTCAAAGTTATCCCTGAAAAAGATCTTCCAGGAGAATGTATCTACGGACATAAGGCCACCACCTTTTTAATCAACGCTCCTCATTACTTGAATTATATGTACAAGCTGCTCATTGAAGCTGGCGtcgaatttgaaaagaaagaattgaGTCACATCAAAGAGACTGTCGAAGAAACTCCAGAAGCTTCAGTAGTATTTAATTGCACTGGTCTCTGGGCTTCCAAATTGGGTGGCGTTGAAGACCCGGACGTTTATCCGACTCGTGGACATGTTGTTTTGGTTAAGGCTCCTCATGTAACAGAAACTCGCATTTTGAATGGCAAGAACTCTGATACCTATATTATTCCTCGTCCCTTAAATGGTGGAGTCATTTGCGGCGGTTTCATGCAACCAGGAAACTGGGATCGTGAAATTCACCCTGAAGACACTTTGGATATCCTTAAGAGAACATCGGCTTTGATGCCAGAATTGTTCCACGGCAAGGGTCCGGAGGGTGCTGAAATTATTCAAGAATGTGTCGGATTCCGTCCTTCTCGAAAGGGTGGTGCCCGCGTAGAGCTTGATGTTGTTCCCGGCACCTCAGTCCCCCTTGTTCATGATTACGGTGCTTCTGGCACAGGATACCAAGCTGGTTATGGTATGGCTCTTGACTCTGTCATGTTGGCTCTTCCTAAAATCAAATTGGCTTag
- the nar1 gene encoding iron hydrogenase: MAKLSVNDLNDFLSPGAVCIKPAQVKKQESKNDIRIDGDAYYEVTKDTGETSELGIASISLNDCLACSGCITSAETVLVNLQSYQEVLKHLESRKSQEILYVSLSPQVRANLAAYYGLSLQEIQAVLEMVFIGKLGFHAILDTNASREIVLQQCAQEFCNSWLQSRAHKNQNQVTNSVVNEHPLIPHSTSQISGVHSNTSSNSGINENAVLPILSSSCPGWICYVEKTHSNLIPNLSRVRSPQQACGRILKDWAVQQFSMQRNDVWHLSLMPCFDKKLEASRDEFSENGVRDVDSVLTPKELVEMFKFLRIDPIELTKNPIPFQQSTDAIPFWYPRITYEEQIGSSSGGYMGYVLSYAAKMLFGIDDVGPYVSMNNKNGDLTEYTLRHPETNEQLISMATCYGFRNIQNLVRRVHGNSSVRKGRVLLKKRVRSNAQNPTEEPSRYDYVEVMACPGGCINGGGQLPFPSVERIVSARDWMQQVEKLYYEPGTRSVDQSAVSYMLEQWVKDPTLTPKFLHTSYRAVQTDNDNPLLLANKW; encoded by the exons ATGGCAAAGTTGTCTGTAAATGACTTGAATGACTTCTTAAGTCCTGGAGCTGTTTGCATAAAGCCTGCCCAAGTTAAAAAGCAGGAATCCAAG AATGACATTCGTATAGACGGGGATGCTTACTATGAAGTAACTAAGGATACTGGAGAGACCTCCGAACTTGGGATTGCTAGTATTTCACTGAACGATTGTTTGGCCTGCAGTGGGTGTATTACATCTGCAGAAACAGTTCTGGTTAATCTTCAATCCTACCAAGAAGTTTTAAAGCATTTGGAATCTCGAAAATCTcaagaaattttatatgTCTCGCTTAGTCCACAAGTGAGGGCGAATCTTGCAGCTTATTATGGTCTCTCCTTACAGGAAATACAGGCAGTGTTAGAAATGGTGTTCATTGGAAAACTTGGGTTTCATGCTATTTTAGATACTAATGCTTCTCGTGAAATTGTGTTGCAACAATGCGCTCAAGAGTTTTGCAATTCTTGGTTACAAAGCCGTGCtcataaaaatcaaaaccAGGTTACCAATTCCGTCGTAAACGAACATCCACTCATTCCTCATTCAACTTCACAAATTTCAGGGGTTCATTCTAATACTTCATCAAATTCGGGCATTAACGAGAATGCTGTTCTTCCCATTTTGTCTTCATCTTGTCCAGGGTGGATATGTTACGTTGAGAAAACTCACTCTAACTTGATCCCTAATTTGTCTCGTGTTCGTTCACCTCAGCAGGCGTGCGGTCGTATTTTGAAGGATTGGGCCGTACAACAATTCAGTATGCAACGTAATGATGTTTGGCATTTGAGTCTCATGCCTTGCTTTGACAAGAAGCTTGAGGCCAGTCGTGATGAATTTTCAGAGAACGGTGTTCGAGACGTAGATTCTGTGTTGACGCCAAAGGAATTGGTAGaaatgtttaaatttttacgaATTGATCCAATTGAGTTAACTAAAAACCCCATACCGTTTCAGCAGTCTACAGATGCAATCCCTTTTTGGTATCCTCGAATAACATATGAAGAACAGATAGGTTCTAGTTCAGGAGGTTACATGGGCTATGTTTTATCATACGCTGCTAAAATGCTTTTTGGTATTGACGATGTTGGACCTTATGTATCAATGAATAACAAAAATGGCGATTTGACTGAGTATACTTTACGACACCCCGAAACGAATGAACAGTTAATATCTATGGCAACGTGCTATGGATTCCGaaacattcaaaatttggtaCGCCGCGTACATGGAAATTCCTCGGTTCGAAAAGGCCgggttttattaaaaaaacgagTAAGAAGCAATGCTCAAAATCCTACAGAAGAGCCTTCACGTTATGACTATGTAGAAGTCATGGCATGTCCAGGTGGTTGTATCAATGGAGGCGGTCAGCTTCCATTCCCCTCTGTCGAAAGAATTGTCTCAGCCAGAGATTGGATGCAACAAGTTGAGAAACTGTACTATGAACCCGGTACCAGGTCTGTAGATCAATCCGCAGTATCCTATATGTTAGAACAATGGGTCAAAGATCCTACGCTGACACCCAAGTTTCTTCACACATCCTATCGTGCAGTGCAAACAGATAATGATAATCCCTTATTGCTGGCCAATAAGtggtaa
- the rox3 gene encoding mediator complex subunit Med19 — MAQAPEYHYVGSVDYQPTRPSAHQNLIELYGLTELAKKVGRVDEFGNKRKMRRSYKAYIQDLPGYNEILRDNTIKQWLTNPIREEVPIDIEFLHHVFSVEPGIIPGFNPKVFGLEDDVVMGNVSRDSSQPRSPSRRKK, encoded by the coding sequence ATGGCGCAAGCTCCTGAATACCACTATGTAGGTAGTGTAGACTACCAACCGACGAGGCCTTCTGCCCATCAGAATTTAATAGAGCTTTATGGTCTTACGGAACTTGCTAAAAAGGTTGGACGTGTCGATGAATTTGGTAACAAGAGAAAGATGCGTCGTTCGTACAAGGCTTACATCCAAGACTTGCCAGGTTATAATGAAATTCTTCGTGATAATACTATAAAACAATGGCTTACAAACCCTATTCGAGAAGAAGTTCCTATTGACATTGAATTTTTACATCATGTGTTCTCTGTAGAGCCAGGCATTATTCCAGGTTTTAATCCTAAAGTGTTTGGCCTTGAAGACGACGTTGTAATGGGCAATGTTAGTCGTGATTCCTCTCAACCTCGTAGTCCAAGTCGTAGAAAGAAGTAA